From Methanomassiliicoccales archaeon LGM-RCC1, one genomic window encodes:
- a CDS encoding NADH-quinone oxidoreductase subunit D — MADSLVPVLEAQEKMDTDKMWVIWGPQHPFSHGLWTLKLQIDGEFCTDADPIVGYLHRGWEKETENRDYARIIPMTDRLCYCASMTYSHLYCMTVEKALGIDIPEKAKYIRIVADEVCRIQSHLMWLAAVGTDMGNLTVFLWAMREREYFLDLNVKLCGARMTTNFPRIGGVRNDTTELFDRDILRTVNRFEKAMWDIIYLIDDSSVFVSRMRKVSYMTREQCANMGLTGPAMRGCGVDFDIRRDDPYDNYDKVDFEVPVLNKDTKVGDTYDRYMIRIEEMFQSCDIIRQAVKKIEALGKNAPYRIKTPTKVPAGTTFGRLEDPRGESIMYLASDGTDKPYRLKVRSPIFTNVSCSKAMCQGVRIADVPAVLAQIDMCLGETDR; from the coding sequence ATGGCAGATTCACTTGTACCAGTTTTGGAAGCTCAAGAGAAGATGGACACCGACAAGATGTGGGTCATCTGGGGACCTCAGCACCCGTTCTCTCACGGACTCTGGACACTCAAGCTCCAGATCGATGGAGAGTTCTGTACGGACGCTGACCCCATAGTCGGATACCTTCACCGCGGTTGGGAGAAGGAGACCGAGAACAGGGATTACGCAAGGATCATCCCCATGACCGACCGTCTCTGCTATTGTGCATCGATGACATACTCTCACCTGTACTGTATGACAGTTGAGAAGGCGCTCGGAATCGACATCCCTGAGAAGGCAAAGTACATCAGGATCGTCGCAGACGAGGTCTGCCGTATCCAGTCGCACCTGATGTGGCTCGCGGCGGTAGGTACCGATATGGGTAACCTGACCGTCTTCCTGTGGGCCATGAGGGAGAGGGAGTACTTCCTCGATCTCAACGTCAAGCTGTGCGGAGCCAGGATGACCACCAACTTCCCGCGTATCGGTGGAGTCAGGAACGACACCACTGAGCTGTTCGACAGGGATATCCTGAGGACAGTCAACCGTTTCGAGAAGGCAATGTGGGATATCATCTACCTGATCGACGATTCATCGGTCTTCGTATCGAGGATGAGAAAGGTCAGCTACATGACACGCGAACAGTGTGCCAACATGGGTCTCACCGGTCCCGCAATGAGGGGATGCGGTGTCGATTTCGATATCCGCCGTGACGACCCCTATGACAATTACGACAAGGTCGACTTCGAGGTCCCTGTCCTGAACAAAGACACCAAGGTCGGAGACACGTACGACAGGTACATGATCCGTATCGAGGAGATGTTCCAGTCATGCGACATCATCAGGCAGGCAGTGAAGAAGATCGAAGCACTCGGAAAGAACGCACCCTACAGGATAAAGACCCCCACCAAGGTCCCTGCCGGAACGACATTCGGAAGGCTCGAGGACCCCCGTGGAGAATCCATCATGTACCTCGCATCCGACGGTACAGACAAGCCCTACAGGCTTAAGGTGCGCAGCCCGATATTTACGAACGTATCATGCTCCAAGGCGATGTGTCAGGGCGTCAGGATCGCTGATGTCCCCGCTGTGCTCGCACAAATCGACATGTGCCTCGGAGAGACAGACAGGTGA
- a CDS encoding NADH-quinone oxidoreductase subunit C: MAEVYQSPSVDEITSALKAKFPDVEIVETEERRVKAKCPREISHDVCKFIHDNLTFEHCSVVTAVDYVDHLMVVYLLSNYYNGVMIDLNVDVPADDLHIACVTDIWQGANWHERETWELFGIVFDNHPRLERLLTPQNYEFFPFRKSYKMRSQE, translated from the coding sequence ATGGCGGAAGTTTATCAGAGTCCTTCTGTCGATGAGATCACATCGGCACTCAAAGCAAAGTTCCCCGACGTCGAGATCGTCGAGACAGAGGAGCGCAGGGTCAAAGCCAAGTGCCCCAGGGAGATCTCGCACGACGTCTGCAAGTTCATCCACGACAACCTGACCTTCGAGCACTGCTCGGTCGTCACAGCCGTGGACTACGTGGACCACCTCATGGTCGTCTACCTTCTCTCCAACTACTACAACGGTGTCATGATCGACCTCAACGTCGATGTGCCCGCCGACGATCTCCACATCGCCTGTGTTACAGACATCTGGCAGGGAGCTAACTGGCATGAGAGGGAGACCTGGGAGCTCTTCGGAATTGTCTTCGACAACCACCCGAGGCTCGAGAGGCTGCTCACACCTCAGAACTACGAATTCTTCCCCTTCAGGAAGTCATACAAGATGAGGAGTCAGGAGTGA
- the nuoB gene encoding NADH-quinone oxidoreductase subunit NuoB, with product MDMSLYPHAVAMSADEFMTWSDAIINDLLSTGTKKTVDKLTGPIWAWGMKNSMHPLHWGLACCALEMAAASAPRYDAERYGMIYRSSPRQTDILLVNGWISKKIRPDLRRLYEMIPNPKWVVAMGECAISGGPWYDSYNCVQGLDQIVPVDVYIPGCPARPDAMIDGFMLLQKKIENYFRRGNFMED from the coding sequence ATGGATATGAGCCTATACCCCCATGCAGTCGCAATGAGTGCTGACGAGTTCATGACATGGTCGGACGCGATCATCAACGATCTCCTCAGCACCGGAACGAAAAAGACAGTGGACAAGTTGACAGGACCCATCTGGGCTTGGGGTATGAAGAACTCCATGCACCCTCTGCACTGGGGTCTTGCGTGCTGCGCTCTCGAGATGGCAGCGGCATCGGCACCTAGGTACGATGCGGAGCGTTACGGTATGATCTACCGTTCCTCCCCCAGGCAGACAGATATTCTCCTGGTCAACGGTTGGATCTCCAAGAAGATCCGTCCCGACCTCAGGCGTCTCTACGAGATGATTCCGAACCCCAAGTGGGTCGTAGCCATGGGAGAGTGCGCCATCTCTGGAGGACCCTGGTACGACTCCTACAACTGCGTACAGGGACTGGACCAGATCGTCCCCGTCGACGTGTACATCCCCGGATGTCCTGCACGTCCCGACGCGATGATCGACGGTTTCATGCTCCTTCAGAAGAAGATCGAGAACTACTTCCGCAGAGGAAACTTCATGGAGGACTGA
- a CDS encoding NADH-quinone oxidoreductase subunit A, producing the protein MPLAFVALLTLAFGPLAWLVSRFLRPEKPTEWMEQTYECGSEPIGDAHVQFRFQYYTFALIFVVFDLVATFLLMWAIAFAGLSATAQLMMIIFFGIMVLGVAYSLKKEAEVWI; encoded by the coding sequence ATGCCGTTGGCCTTCGTAGCGCTACTAACGTTAGCTTTCGGGCCATTAGCATGGTTGGTATCTAGGTTCTTAAGGCCTGAGAAACCCACTGAGTGGATGGAACAGACCTACGAATGTGGTTCCGAACCCATCGGAGATGCCCACGTGCAGTTCAGATTCCAGTACTACACGTTCGCTCTGATCTTCGTCGTGTTTGACCTGGTGGCAACATTCCTGCTCATGTGGGCAATCGCATTCGCAGGCCTTTCTGCCACAGCCCAGCTGATGATGATCATCTTCTTCGGTATCATGGTTCTCGGAGTCGCGTACTCTCTGAAAAAGGAGGCAGAAGTATGGATATGA
- the proC gene encoding pyrroline-5-carboxylate reductase — MSANIGFIGAGKMAEALIGGLISKGVFPAEGIVACAPSKKTRDHISSQYGVKVFEKASDMVGEADLIVLAVKPKNVEGLFKNEGVAIGKGKILLSIVAGLSIDKIKSYVPDAKIVRVMPNHCCMVLEGAMGYTCDSSMTSNEKAEIARILSSVGLAVEVPESQMDAVTGVAGSSPAFFYMVIDAIADAGVLNGLTREQAVKLASQSMLGAAKMVLETGKHPDQLRDEVCSPGGTTIVGVKILEDMGMRSAMSNAVDGTIERSREMSKE; from the coding sequence ATGTCCGCAAACATAGGTTTCATCGGCGCAGGAAAGATGGCGGAGGCCCTCATCGGAGGGTTGATCTCGAAGGGTGTTTTCCCCGCGGAAGGCATCGTAGCCTGCGCACCGTCGAAGAAGACTAGGGACCATATTTCGTCGCAGTACGGGGTCAAAGTCTTCGAGAAGGCGTCGGATATGGTCGGCGAGGCCGATCTCATCGTCCTTGCGGTGAAACCCAAGAACGTGGAGGGACTTTTCAAGAACGAGGGTGTCGCGATCGGCAAGGGCAAGATTCTCCTCAGCATCGTCGCCGGACTCTCTATCGACAAGATAAAATCCTATGTGCCAGATGCAAAGATAGTTAGGGTTATGCCCAATCATTGCTGCATGGTACTAGAGGGTGCTATGGGCTATACCTGCGACTCCTCGATGACCTCTAATGAGAAGGCGGAGATAGCTAGGATACTCTCTTCCGTCGGTTTGGCCGTCGAGGTACCCGAATCGCAGATGGATGCCGTGACCGGTGTCGCCGGAAGCTCGCCTGCGTTCTTCTACATGGTAATTGACGCTATAGCGGATGCAGGAGTGCTTAACGGCCTTACACGCGAGCAGGCTGTCAAATTGGCCTCACAATCGATGCTCGGAGCGGCGAAGATGGTCCTCGAGACCGGTAAGCACCCCGATCAGCTGAGGGACGAGGTATGCTCCCCCGGAGGAACCACTATCGTCGGTGTCAAGATCCTCGAGGACATGGGCATGCGTTCAGCCATGTCCAATGCCGTTGACGGGACCATAGAGAGGTCCCGCGAGATGAGCAAGGAATGA
- a CDS encoding TIGR04190 family B12-binding domain/radical SAM domain protein, with amino-acid sequence MRSDIIFMHAPSVYDFRKKPIFYGPVSDVIPSSPVFEMYPIGFMTISSHLEAAGFKTRIVNIAVQMLQSDKFDVEKRISKLNAKVFAIDLHWMPHAHGAIELAKIVKKYHPDALVEFGGLTSSYFHRELIERPEIDLVMRGDTTEVPTVMMMEALEKGTDLSEVPNLTWKDKDGHVHENGITYSLTSLDEIRFDYGTMIKCVMRNMDINGALPWYGWDKLPLTSVFTVRGCSINCAECGGSHHANGRVVCRKAPAFRSPEKLAEDMDLIQSYLDTPIFIVGDLRQQSMDYADRFLAACKERRIKNHVVVELFNGATPDYFRKIDQTFEGGWSIEFSPDSHDEKVRFALGKGYTNESIEKTIPAAFRNGCSRFDLFYMNGLPYQDRESALYSVQASERLWASVNRDDGLFIYNAPFAPFVDPGSRIFEEPDKWGYTLRARTLEDHRKLLDNPSWKHVLSYETKWMTRDDVAEVSYDAALVLAQKEFEAGRTSEAMYKDRCMRTEFARELMHKVDDIMKIQDLEEREARLWETKDEGTRMMNSTIANKKDLDWDAGSIWSNAPRVGFGLFKSLIRK; translated from the coding sequence ATGAGGTCGGACATAATCTTCATGCACGCCCCTTCAGTATACGATTTCCGCAAGAAGCCCATATTCTACGGGCCGGTCAGCGATGTCATCCCGTCATCGCCGGTATTCGAGATGTACCCTATCGGGTTCATGACGATATCCTCCCATCTGGAGGCGGCAGGTTTCAAGACCAGGATCGTCAACATAGCCGTCCAGATGCTCCAGAGCGATAAGTTCGACGTGGAGAAGAGGATCAGCAAGCTCAACGCCAAGGTCTTCGCCATAGATCTGCATTGGATGCCACATGCCCATGGAGCCATCGAGCTGGCCAAGATCGTGAAGAAGTACCATCCCGACGCCCTGGTGGAGTTCGGAGGGCTGACCTCCTCATACTTCCACAGGGAGCTCATCGAGCGTCCGGAGATAGACCTGGTCATGAGAGGGGACACCACCGAGGTGCCCACAGTCATGATGATGGAGGCCCTGGAGAAGGGCACGGACCTGTCCGAAGTCCCGAATCTGACCTGGAAGGACAAGGACGGACACGTCCACGAGAACGGGATAACATACTCCCTGACCAGCCTGGACGAGATCAGGTTCGACTACGGGACCATGATCAAGTGCGTCATGCGCAACATGGACATCAACGGCGCATTGCCATGGTACGGATGGGACAAGCTACCGCTCACATCGGTGTTCACCGTCAGGGGATGCTCCATAAACTGCGCCGAGTGCGGGGGATCCCATCATGCGAACGGCAGGGTCGTCTGCAGGAAGGCACCCGCCTTCAGGAGCCCCGAGAAGCTGGCCGAGGACATGGACCTTATCCAATCCTATCTGGACACGCCGATATTCATAGTGGGCGACCTGAGGCAGCAGAGCATGGACTATGCCGACAGGTTCCTGGCGGCCTGCAAGGAGAGGCGCATCAAGAATCACGTGGTCGTTGAGCTCTTCAACGGTGCGACGCCGGACTACTTCAGGAAGATCGATCAGACCTTCGAGGGAGGATGGTCTATTGAATTCTCCCCGGATTCCCACGACGAGAAGGTCCGTTTCGCTCTCGGGAAGGGATACACCAACGAATCCATAGAGAAGACGATCCCTGCGGCATTCCGCAACGGATGCAGCAGATTCGACCTGTTCTACATGAACGGACTGCCCTATCAGGACAGGGAATCGGCCCTCTACAGCGTCCAGGCCTCGGAGAGGCTGTGGGCATCGGTCAACAGGGACGACGGCCTTTTCATCTACAACGCGCCGTTCGCACCCTTCGTCGATCCCGGCAGCAGGATCTTCGAGGAGCCCGACAAATGGGGATACACCCTCAGGGCACGCACCCTCGAGGACCATAGGAAGCTTCTGGACAACCCCTCGTGGAAGCATGTCCTGTCCTATGAGACCAAGTGGATGACAAGGGATGATGTCGCCGAGGTATCTTACGATGCGGCCCTTGTGCTGGCGCAGAAGGAGTTCGAGGCAGGCCGTACCAGTGAGGCGATGTACAAGGACCGCTGCATGAGGACCGAGTTCGCAAGGGAGCTCATGCACAAGGTCGATGACATAATGAAGATTCAGGATCTGGAGGAGAGGGAGGCTAGGCTTTGGGAGACCAAGGACGAGGGTACCCGCATGATGAACTCCACCATCGCCAACAAGAAGGATCTGGACTGGGATGCCGGCTCCATATGGTCCAACGCACCCCGCGTAGGGTTCGGTCTTTTCAAATCGCTGATCAGGAAATGA
- the uppS gene encoding polyprenyl diphosphate synthase produces MSLFRKMANPAYKPYEAELEKEVRAGGIPEHVAIIMDGNRRYAREVMGEEASQGHVKGKDKFEEVTRWCLDLGVKYLTVYAFSVENFSRSQEEVDMLMDLISSALTELADSEEVQRYRPCIRVIGDRSIIPENLYKAVEYAENKTKDYDGCCLSIAIAYGGRQEIVGAVREISRKVKEGEIDIDDINEEMLSDHLSTKEIPDPDLVLRTSGEVRVSNFLLWQIAYSELYFTDVYWPGFRRIDLLRAIRTYQQRKRRYGA; encoded by the coding sequence ATGTCGCTCTTCCGCAAGATGGCGAACCCGGCCTACAAGCCTTACGAGGCAGAGCTGGAGAAGGAAGTCAGAGCGGGAGGCATCCCTGAGCATGTGGCCATCATAATGGACGGTAACCGCAGGTACGCCAGGGAGGTCATGGGCGAGGAAGCCAGCCAAGGTCATGTCAAAGGCAAGGATAAGTTCGAGGAGGTCACCCGCTGGTGCCTCGATCTGGGAGTGAAATACCTCACGGTATACGCATTCTCGGTGGAGAACTTCTCCAGAAGTCAGGAGGAGGTCGATATGCTCATGGATCTCATAAGCAGCGCCCTCACCGAACTGGCTGACAGCGAGGAGGTCCAGAGGTACAGGCCCTGCATAAGGGTCATCGGAGACCGTTCGATCATCCCCGAGAATCTGTACAAGGCAGTCGAGTACGCTGAGAACAAGACCAAGGATTACGACGGCTGCTGTCTGAGCATCGCCATAGCATACGGCGGCAGGCAGGAGATAGTGGGAGCCGTGCGTGAGATATCGAGGAAGGTCAAGGAAGGAGAGATCGATATCGACGACATCAACGAGGAGATGCTGTCAGACCATCTCTCCACCAAGGAGATCCCGGATCCAGATCTGGTCCTCCGCACATCCGGAGAGGTAAGGGTATCCAACTTCCTTCTCTGGCAGATCGCTTACTCCGAATTGTACTTCACAGACGTCTACTGGCCCGGATTCAGGCGCATAGACCTTCTCAGGGCCATCAGGACATATCAGCAAAGGAAGAGGCGGTACGGAGCATGA
- a CDS encoding DUF1743 domain-containing protein — protein MVQILTPDEVQAKSGRMFCKQFLTMVDEKNGKVQIIENCSSVGPAEWDVVNRRRSGGVITSVDLKSTMIITNTRIGESEISLGPASAKLGAQGIKAVKIDGDEVRTTWYGMAGASVGVGACLPACPDVIRTEYPDDFKMGGAHTCHVDIITPKLVRVIIGIDDTDTKEKGATWVAGLKLGTQCPIGKFIEHKIVQLNPDAPNKTTNCCGTAISFAVAEKDIPALIEYAVDFLKKESYSDDAVMTVFQGLEIPKGLSDFGWSCKTVLYKPEDAVKVAEENGVQIISLKGSLKGAIGAVGAVGCFDMGLKSAGIPQDFE, from the coding sequence ATGGTCCAGATACTCACCCCCGATGAGGTTCAGGCTAAGAGCGGCAGGATGTTCTGCAAGCAGTTCCTCACTATGGTCGATGAGAAGAACGGGAAGGTCCAGATCATAGAGAACTGCTCCTCCGTCGGTCCAGCGGAATGGGACGTCGTCAACAGGCGCCGTTCAGGAGGTGTGATCACATCGGTCGATCTGAAGTCGACGATGATCATCACCAACACAAGAATCGGGGAGAGCGAGATCAGCCTTGGTCCCGCATCCGCCAAGCTGGGTGCGCAGGGAATCAAGGCAGTGAAGATCGATGGAGACGAGGTACGCACCACATGGTACGGCATGGCAGGAGCATCCGTCGGTGTCGGTGCATGTCTTCCGGCATGCCCCGATGTCATCCGTACGGAGTATCCGGACGATTTCAAGATGGGAGGCGCCCACACATGCCATGTGGATATCATCACGCCCAAGCTGGTCCGTGTGATCATCGGTATCGACGACACGGACACCAAGGAGAAGGGCGCTACATGGGTGGCCGGCCTCAAGCTGGGAACCCAGTGCCCCATAGGCAAGTTCATCGAGCACAAGATCGTGCAGCTTAACCCGGACGCCCCCAACAAGACTACCAACTGCTGCGGTACGGCCATATCGTTCGCTGTGGCGGAGAAGGACATCCCAGCGTTGATCGAGTATGCAGTCGATTTCCTGAAGAAGGAATCCTATTCCGATGATGCGGTCATGACAGTCTTCCAGGGACTGGAGATCCCCAAGGGCCTGTCCGATTTCGGCTGGAGCTGCAAGACGGTCCTCTACAAACCGGAGGATGCCGTCAAGGTGGCCGAGGAGAACGGGGTCCAGATCATATCGCTGAAAGGCAGCCTCAAGGGTGCCATCGGTGCAGTGGGTGCAGTCGGATGCTTCGATATGGGATTGAAGTCCGCAGGCATCCCGCAGGATTTCGAGTGA
- a CDS encoding RNA 2'-phosphotransferase: MIRECEEHGYFRNERCPYCGEEGKFIMSDYEVEKIGRTLAGILRHGKYNLRMDDQGYVSTRDVLDKIKDLYPRMNWLRIRHLESLVDTDPKGRYNISAGKIRATYGHTIDLDIRLDCENIPEELFYPTNEEEVQDLLDNGIVPGDRSMVHLSRTFQDAMRAGLVHTEDPIILGIDTDICMEMGSDIGKAARTVYLCRSVPPEAVFVADPDDYETGEDEE; encoded by the coding sequence ATGATAAGAGAATGCGAGGAGCACGGATATTTCCGTAACGAACGCTGCCCGTATTGCGGGGAGGAAGGAAAGTTCATCATGTCCGATTATGAGGTCGAGAAGATCGGCCGCACGCTGGCGGGCATCCTGAGGCACGGCAAGTACAACCTTAGGATGGACGATCAGGGATATGTCTCCACACGCGACGTGCTGGACAAGATCAAGGACCTCTACCCGCGTATGAATTGGCTGAGGATAAGGCACCTTGAATCCCTGGTCGACACCGACCCCAAGGGAAGGTACAACATCTCGGCAGGGAAGATCCGGGCCACATACGGCCACACGATCGACCTGGACATCAGGTTGGACTGCGAGAACATACCCGAGGAGCTGTTCTACCCCACCAACGAGGAAGAGGTTCAGGACCTCTTGGACAACGGTATCGTGCCCGGAGACCGTTCGATGGTCCACCTGTCCAGGACATTCCAGGACGCTATGCGTGCTGGACTCGTCCACACAGAGGACCCCATAATCCTGGGAATCGACACGGACATCTGCATGGAAATGGGATCCGACATAGGCAAGGCCGCACGCACGGTCTACCTCTGCAGGTCGGTGCCCCCGGAGGCGGTGTTCGTCGCAGATCCCGATGATTACGAGACCGGCGAGGACGAGGAGTGA
- the folD gene encoding bifunctional methylenetetrahydrofolate dehydrogenase/methenyltetrahydrofolate cyclohydrolase FolD produces the protein MTKLILGKDVSAEIYAELRQRIEALKSMGVVPGLAVVLVGDDPASQVYVRKKGEMCEELGMKSVTVRMPADTTQEQLMAKVDELNNDPSIHGFLVQLPLPSHLDEEMVINAIDPKKDVDCFHPSNVGRVLIGDPDFLPATPAGVQQMLIRSKIDTSGKHVVVVGRSNIVGKPMAAMMVQKGIGADSTVTVVHSRTKDLAAITRQADILIVAIGKPRFITADMVKEGAVVIDVGTNRIDDPTHPKGSRLVGDVDFDNVKEKTSAISPVPGGVGPMTICMLMANAVKAAEKVSEVKQ, from the coding sequence ATGACCAAGCTCATACTAGGTAAGGACGTATCGGCGGAGATCTACGCCGAGCTCAGGCAGAGGATAGAGGCCCTGAAGTCCATGGGAGTCGTCCCTGGATTAGCCGTCGTCCTCGTCGGTGACGATCCTGCTTCCCAGGTCTATGTCAGGAAGAAGGGGGAGATGTGCGAGGAGCTTGGCATGAAATCTGTCACGGTTCGTATGCCTGCGGATACCACGCAGGAGCAGCTCATGGCCAAGGTGGATGAGCTCAACAATGATCCGTCCATACACGGTTTCTTGGTGCAGCTGCCGCTGCCGTCCCATCTCGATGAGGAGATGGTCATCAACGCGATCGACCCGAAGAAGGACGTGGATTGCTTCCACCCCAGCAATGTCGGCCGTGTTCTGATAGGCGATCCGGATTTCCTTCCAGCGACACCTGCAGGTGTCCAGCAGATGCTGATCAGGTCGAAGATCGATACCTCAGGAAAGCATGTCGTAGTGGTCGGCCGCAGCAATATCGTGGGGAAACCGATGGCCGCCATGATGGTCCAGAAGGGCATAGGAGCGGACTCCACCGTGACCGTAGTGCATTCGCGCACGAAGGATCTGGCCGCCATCACCAGGCAGGCCGATATATTGATAGTTGCAATCGGCAAGCCCCGTTTCATCACGGCCGATATGGTCAAGGAAGGCGCCGTGGTGATAGATGTGGGCACCAACAGGATCGATGATCCCACCCACCCGAAGGGAAGCAGGCTCGTGGGGGACGTGGATTTCGACAACGTGAAAGAGAAGACATCGGCGATATCGCCCGTACCCGGAGGGGTGGGCCCGATGACAATTTGTATGCTCATGGCCAACGCAGTAAAGGCGGCTGAGAAGGTCTCGGAAGTGAAACAATGA